A stretch of DNA from Streptomyces venezuelae:
CGGGTGGGCCGTCGTCTCCCTGCTGAGGGACCGGGCCGCGCAGGGGCCGCTGCCTTCGGACACCCTTCTCGCGCAGTGCGACGGAGACCCTGGCCGGTTGATCACCCTCTGGGAGAACACCGGGCTGACCGTCCTCGTCGACGCCTGCTTTCCCCCCTCCGCGGTACCCGGGCGGGTGCATCGGTGGTGTGCGGCCTCGGGCGATGATCTGGGCGCGGCCACTCCGGGGCGGCACAGCACGCACGGGCTCGGTCCGGCCGAGGCGTTGCGTCTCGCCGAGGCGCTCGGACGCGCTCCCGGTCACCTCATCGTGTACGCGGTCGAAGGAGCCGACCGTTCGCTGGGCACGGGGCTCACTCCTGCGGTGGCGTGCGCTGTGCCCCGTCTGGCTCGGCAGGTCGAAGCGGACGTCGAGCAGTACAGCGAGGCTCGGGCGCGCGGCCTCGGGGCAGGGTGAGCGCCGGCCCGCCCTCGGGCGGCGGCCCGAGGGCGGGCCCGTCCGACGGAACACGCCAGACGGCTTCGCGGGTCGACGACCTCGCACCTGACATGCTGTCACATGTTGATCGCGCCTGTACGGCAGGCCGAGTGCAGTGGTCTG
This window harbors:
- a CDS encoding hydrogenase maturation protease, coding for MKRPTGTAVIGIGNEFRRDDGVGWAVVSLLRDRAAQGPLPSDTLLAQCDGDPGRLITLWENTGLTVLVDACFPPSAVPGRVHRWCAASGDDLGAATPGRHSTHGLGPAEALRLAEALGRAPGHLIVYAVEGADRSLGTGLTPAVACAVPRLARQVEADVEQYSEARARGLGAG